A genomic segment from Bryobacteraceae bacterium encodes:
- a CDS encoding glycosyltransferase family 4 protein: protein MKILSITAGAANMYCGSCLRDNALAGELRRQGHDVILLPLYTPTRTDEENHSHSRVFFGGISVYLQQILPLFRKTPKLLDRLWDLPGVISLFANRGLEVDPGHLGALTVSMLEGVHGRQRKEIDNLTAWLRHEPRPDLVTLPYPLLISLARPLREVTGRPVVCTLQGEELFLEGLIEPHRSRALDLIRGQVDQVDAFIAVSHYGARHMASYLGIPREKIHTVPLGINLDGHAPANRAAGGPRRVGFFSRIAPEKGLHVLAEAFRLLDRRGDLGPIRLEAAGYIAPEHRKYLAGIEAKMAEWGFADRFRYHGEVDRAGKIAFLQSLHVLSVPATYDEPKGIPILEAKANAVPVVQPRRGSFPEMIETTGGGLLVEPDSAEALAEGLAAVLCDNDLAARLGSAGRAGVEAHYTLAKMAERTAKVYARVAAGDSRKLAESFQPN from the coding sequence ATGAAAATCCTCAGTATTACCGCCGGAGCCGCCAATATGTATTGCGGCAGTTGCCTCCGCGACAATGCGCTCGCCGGTGAACTACGCCGCCAGGGGCACGACGTCATTCTGCTGCCGCTCTACACGCCCACCCGCACCGACGAAGAGAATCACAGCCACAGTCGCGTGTTCTTCGGAGGCATCAGCGTCTACCTGCAACAGATCCTTCCGCTGTTCCGTAAAACCCCGAAGCTGTTGGACCGGCTTTGGGACCTTCCGGGCGTCATCTCCCTGTTCGCCAATCGCGGCCTGGAAGTGGACCCGGGCCACCTCGGCGCGCTCACCGTTTCCATGCTCGAAGGCGTTCACGGGCGCCAGCGCAAGGAGATCGACAACCTCACCGCCTGGCTCCGGCACGAGCCCCGGCCGGATCTGGTTACGCTCCCCTATCCCCTGCTCATCTCGCTCGCGCGGCCCCTGCGCGAAGTCACCGGGCGGCCGGTGGTCTGCACGCTGCAAGGCGAGGAACTCTTCCTCGAAGGGCTGATCGAACCGCACCGCTCGCGCGCGCTCGATCTCATCCGCGGCCAGGTGGATCAGGTGGATGCTTTCATCGCCGTCAGCCACTATGGCGCCCGCCACATGGCCTCTTACCTCGGGATTCCGCGCGAGAAGATCCACACCGTACCCCTCGGCATCAACCTCGACGGGCACGCACCCGCCAACCGCGCCGCCGGCGGCCCACGCCGCGTGGGCTTCTTTTCGCGCATCGCTCCGGAAAAGGGGCTGCACGTGCTGGCTGAAGCGTTCCGCCTCCTGGACCGGCGCGGCGATCTCGGGCCCATTCGCCTCGAAGCCGCCGGCTACATCGCGCCCGAGCACCGCAAGTACCTCGCCGGCATTGAGGCGAAGATGGCCGAATGGGGCTTCGCCGATCGCTTCCGCTACCACGGCGAAGTGGACCGCGCCGGCAAGATCGCGTTTCTCCAAAGCCTCCACGTGCTGTCGGTGCCGGCCACTTACGACGAGCCGAAAGGCATCCCGATCCTCGAAGCGAAGGCGAACGCGGTGCCGGTGGTCCAGCCCCGGCGCGGCAGTTTTCCGGAGATGATCGAAACCACCGGCGGCGGCCTGCTCGTGGAGCCGGACTCCGCTGAGGCGCTGGCCGAAGGTCTCGCCGCCGTTCTCTGCGACAACGATCTCGCCGCCAGGCTCGGTTCGGCCGGACGCGCCGGAGTGGAAGCTCACTACACGCTCGCGAAAATGGCCGAACGAACCGCGAAGGTCTACGCTCGGGTGGCGGCGGGCGATTCCCGCAAGCTCGCGGAATCGTTTCAGCCGAACTGA
- a CDS encoding class III extradiol ring-cleavage dioxygenase has protein sequence MRTPAIFLAHGSPLLTTDAAWVGELAAWSAALPRPESILMLSAHWEQRPVTIGATRSVPLVHDFHGCPREFYEVTYPAPGAPALAARVRQLLRESGTSEAPTRGLDHGAYVPLLAMYPQADVPALQVSLPAMDPRTLLELGRALRPLRDEGVLIVGSGFLTHNLRKVDWSNSGAPQWAVEFDEWAADALARRDVDAMLDYRAKAPGVSVALPTQEHFVPVLVAMGAGVEDAATFPITGFTYGSFTKRSVQFG, from the coding sequence GTGCGCACGCCGGCCATTTTCCTCGCCCACGGTTCGCCCCTGCTCACCACGGACGCGGCCTGGGTGGGCGAGCTGGCCGCATGGTCCGCCGCGCTGCCCCGGCCGGAATCGATCCTCATGCTGTCGGCGCATTGGGAACAGCGTCCGGTGACCATCGGCGCCACCCGCAGCGTCCCGCTCGTTCACGACTTCCACGGCTGCCCGAGGGAGTTCTACGAGGTGACCTATCCAGCGCCCGGAGCGCCGGCGCTCGCGGCGCGCGTCCGGCAACTGTTGCGCGAAAGCGGCACGTCGGAAGCGCCCACCCGCGGCCTTGACCATGGCGCCTATGTCCCGCTGCTCGCCATGTATCCGCAAGCCGATGTTCCGGCGCTCCAGGTTTCGCTTCCGGCCATGGATCCGCGGACGCTGCTCGAGCTCGGCCGGGCGCTGCGCCCGCTGCGCGACGAGGGGGTGCTGATCGTTGGCAGCGGCTTCCTCACGCACAACCTGCGCAAGGTGGACTGGTCAAACTCGGGCGCGCCGCAGTGGGCCGTGGAGTTCGACGAGTGGGCCGCGGACGCGCTTGCCCGCCGGGACGTGGATGCGATGCTCGACTATCGCGCCAAGGCGCCGGGAGTGTCCGTCGCGCTGCCGACGCAGGAACACTTCGTGCCGGTTCTCGTTGCGATGGGCGCGGGGGTGGAAGATGCGGCGACGTTTCCGATCACCGGGTTCACGTACGGATCCTTCACCAAGCGGTCGGTTCAGTTCGGCTGA
- a CDS encoding HNH endonuclease: MNGPHALQQPVLVLNASYEPINVCGARRALVLVLKGVAATEETSIHLVHAYRQNLPVPSVIRLLEYRRIPHQTRALSRKNILMRDRHTCQYCHRNGHQAALTLDHVVPRSRGGETSWENLVACCHECNNRKGNRTPEEAGFRLARAPRPFSMHTSRHLMRLLARGEDRWQKYLFY; the protein is encoded by the coding sequence ATGAATGGTCCGCATGCGTTACAGCAGCCCGTGCTGGTGCTGAACGCCAGTTATGAACCGATCAACGTCTGCGGCGCGCGGCGCGCTCTTGTGCTGGTGCTGAAAGGCGTCGCAGCCACCGAAGAGACCTCGATCCACCTGGTGCACGCGTATCGGCAGAACCTGCCGGTGCCGTCGGTGATCCGCCTGCTTGAATACCGGCGCATCCCGCACCAGACTCGCGCGCTTTCCCGCAAGAACATCCTCATGCGGGACCGGCACACGTGCCAGTATTGCCATCGCAACGGGCACCAGGCGGCGCTGACGCTGGACCACGTGGTGCCCCGCTCGCGAGGCGGCGAGACGTCGTGGGAAAACCTCGTCGCCTGCTGCCACGAGTGCAACAACCGGAAAGGCAACCGGACCCCGGAAGAAGCCGGTTTCCGGCTGGCCCGCGCGCCGCGCCCGTTCAGCATGCACACCAGCCGTCACCTGATGCGTCTGCTGGCGCGGGGCGAGGACCGCTGGCAGAAGTATCTCTTCTACTAG
- a CDS encoding ComF family protein — protein MLCRLGGRPYDEAWSYGAYEGTLRSLVHLLKYERIPTLAEPLGALLARALPRDRRFDVIVPVPMHWRRRWMRGFNQAELLAAEVARRTGMPVAKILSRESRPVQAGLSSAERRRNAAGAFAARRLDAVAGSRVLLVDDVLTTGSTVAACARVLKRAGAVRVSVLTLARADRRFGREALIGPQLAARGMSA, from the coding sequence ATGCTGTGCCGCCTGGGCGGAAGGCCGTACGACGAGGCCTGGTCCTACGGGGCCTACGAGGGCACGCTGCGTTCGCTCGTCCACCTGCTCAAGTATGAGCGGATCCCGACGCTGGCCGAACCCCTTGGCGCGCTGCTGGCGCGGGCGTTGCCGCGCGACCGCCGATTTGACGTGATCGTGCCGGTCCCGATGCACTGGCGGCGCCGGTGGATGCGCGGGTTCAACCAGGCGGAACTGCTGGCCGCCGAGGTGGCGCGCCGCACCGGGATGCCGGTAGCCAAGATTCTTTCGCGCGAAAGCCGCCCCGTGCAAGCCGGACTTTCAAGCGCCGAGCGGCGCCGCAACGCAGCCGGAGCCTTCGCGGCCCGGCGCCTCGACGCTGTCGCCGGAAGCCGCGTACTGCTTGTCGACGACGTATTGACCACCGGGTCCACCGTGGCCGCCTGCGCCCGCGTGCTGAAGCGCGCCGGAGCGGTTCGCGTCTCCGTGTTGACCCTTGCGCGCGCCGACCGCCGGTTCGGCCGCGAAGCACTCATCGGCCCGCAGTTGGCCGCCAGGGGGATGTCGGCATGA
- the folP gene encoding dihydropteroate synthase, whose amino-acid sequence MIARKPYLWKLASRGLQLGERTLLMGIVNVTPDSFSDGGNFLDPDRAYAHALELELAGADIIDIGAESTRPGSARISEEEELRRLAPVLKRLRGKLTIPVSVDTYKAAVAERAIELGAEIINDPSNLTFDPELAKTALRHDAGLVLNHMRGTPETWARLAPVPDPMSLIAADLLASVHKARRVGVEPTRIVIDPGLGFGKRKEENSRTLAHMDRLTALDLPVLVGPSRKSFLAQQSPEDTLMASAAAVTTAILMGAHIVRVHEVAAMAPVARVADAIVRSL is encoded by the coding sequence ATGATCGCCCGCAAACCTTACCTCTGGAAACTGGCCTCGCGCGGCCTGCAACTGGGCGAGCGCACGCTGCTGATGGGCATCGTGAACGTAACGCCGGATTCGTTTTCCGACGGCGGCAACTTTCTCGACCCGGACCGCGCCTACGCCCACGCGCTGGAACTCGAACTGGCCGGGGCCGACATCATCGACATCGGGGCCGAATCCACACGGCCCGGCTCGGCGCGCATCAGCGAAGAGGAAGAGCTTCGCCGGCTGGCGCCGGTGCTCAAGCGGCTCCGGGGGAAACTTACGATCCCGGTGAGCGTGGATACCTACAAAGCCGCGGTGGCGGAGCGGGCGATCGAGCTAGGGGCCGAGATCATCAACGACCCGAGCAACCTCACCTTCGATCCGGAGCTCGCCAAGACGGCGCTTCGGCACGACGCCGGCCTCGTGCTGAACCACATGCGAGGGACGCCGGAGACATGGGCGCGGCTGGCCCCAGTGCCGGACCCGATGAGCCTGATCGCGGCCGACCTCCTGGCCTCGGTGCACAAGGCGCGCCGGGTGGGCGTGGAGCCGACGCGAATCGTGATCGACCCGGGCCTCGGGTTCGGCAAGCGGAAGGAGGAGAACTCGCGGACGCTGGCGCATATGGACCGGCTGACGGCGCTGGACCTGCCGGTGCTCGTGGGGCCGTCGCGGAAGTCTTTTCTGGCGCAGCAATCCCCGGAAGACACGTTGATGGCTTCGGCGGCGGCGGTGACCACCGCGATTCTGATGGGGGCGCACATCGTGCGCGTGCATGAAGTGGCGGCTATGGCGCCGGTGGCGCGGGTGGCTGACGCAATCGTCCGCTCGCTCTAG
- a CDS encoding GNAT family N-acetyltransferase: MNKIRLLRTADLPHLLDLSAQAKWNQTEADWQRLLQLAPDGCFGIEAGGRIVASTTAIRYGSEVGWIGMVLTDAAHRGEGRATALLNHAIEHLRGQGVAWAKLDATDEGRPIYSKLGFEDECAVERWRRPATAAPVTASRPLNTYAVDPSFDRAHFGAPRIALLASLNADGESALVTGFGYAMGRPGANADYFGPSVVRTREAARLLVEWHLARHSGRDVYWDLLPDNADAVQLAIDHGFQPQRHLTRMALKCRPDSPPLLRHNSGILAIAGFEYG, from the coding sequence ATGAACAAGATCCGACTCCTCCGCACCGCGGACCTTCCGCACCTGCTCGACCTGAGCGCGCAAGCCAAGTGGAACCAGACCGAAGCCGACTGGCAGCGTTTGCTTCAGCTTGCGCCCGATGGATGCTTCGGCATCGAGGCCGGCGGCCGCATCGTAGCCAGCACCACCGCCATTCGTTATGGAAGCGAAGTGGGCTGGATCGGCATGGTGCTCACCGACGCCGCGCATCGCGGCGAAGGCAGGGCCACCGCGCTGCTGAACCACGCTATCGAACACCTGCGCGGGCAGGGGGTGGCGTGGGCCAAGCTGGACGCCACGGACGAGGGGAGGCCCATCTACTCGAAGCTTGGTTTCGAGGACGAATGCGCCGTGGAACGGTGGCGCCGCCCGGCAACGGCGGCGCCGGTCACCGCGTCGCGTCCGCTGAACACGTACGCGGTGGATCCGTCATTCGACCGTGCGCATTTCGGCGCGCCGCGGATCGCGCTGCTGGCGTCGCTGAACGCCGACGGAGAATCCGCCCTGGTCACGGGCTTCGGGTACGCCATGGGGCGACCCGGCGCGAACGCGGACTACTTCGGACCATCGGTGGTGCGCACGCGCGAGGCGGCGCGGCTTCTCGTCGAGTGGCACTTGGCGCGCCACAGCGGCCGCGACGTCTACTGGGACCTGCTGCCGGACAACGCCGACGCGGTGCAGCTCGCCATCGACCACGGCTTCCAACCCCAGCGCCACCTGACGCGGATGGCGCTGAAGTGCCGGCCAGACTCCCCACCGCTGCTGCGGCACAATTCCGGAATCCTCGCGATCGCCGGTTTCGAATACGGATAG
- a CDS encoding aldo/keto reductase, producing the protein MEKRRLGNSDMDITVLGVGAWAMGGNGWAFAWGPQDDDDSIAAIRAALDAGINWIDTAAVYGLGHSEEVVARALEGVSPRPYVFTKCERIWGQDRQIRKSLKRDSIRRECEASLRRLRVDVIDLYQIHWPEPDEDVEEGWQTLLELKAEGKIRWAGVSNFNADQLRRARALGPITSLQPPYNIITPEIEQEVLPFCQEHGVGVLAYSPMKSGLLTGRMTRERVAALPEDDFRRRTPNYQEPLLTRNLALVELLRAIGGRHGRTPGEVAIAWALRNPVVTAAIVGLRSASQLEGVIGARDFRLSPAEVGEIAAFLQANPG; encoded by the coding sequence ATGGAAAAACGACGGCTTGGAAACAGCGATATGGACATCACCGTGCTCGGCGTGGGCGCATGGGCGATGGGCGGTAATGGCTGGGCGTTCGCCTGGGGTCCCCAGGACGACGACGACTCCATCGCCGCCATCCGCGCCGCGCTCGACGCCGGCATCAATTGGATCGACACCGCCGCCGTCTACGGCCTCGGCCATTCCGAAGAAGTGGTTGCCCGCGCGCTCGAAGGCGTCTCGCCGCGCCCCTACGTCTTCACCAAGTGCGAGCGCATCTGGGGCCAGGACCGTCAGATCCGCAAGAGCCTTAAACGCGATTCGATCCGCCGCGAGTGCGAAGCCAGCCTGCGCCGCCTCCGCGTCGACGTCATCGATCTCTACCAGATCCACTGGCCCGAGCCCGACGAAGATGTCGAAGAGGGATGGCAGACCCTCCTCGAGCTGAAAGCCGAAGGCAAGATCCGCTGGGCCGGCGTCTCCAACTTCAATGCGGACCAGCTCCGCCGCGCCCGCGCGCTCGGCCCCATCACGTCCCTCCAACCGCCCTACAACATCATCACGCCGGAGATCGAGCAGGAGGTCCTCCCGTTCTGCCAGGAACATGGCGTCGGCGTGCTCGCGTACTCGCCGATGAAGTCCGGCCTGCTCACCGGCCGCATGACGCGCGAACGCGTGGCCGCGCTCCCGGAAGACGATTTCCGCCGCCGCACGCCCAACTACCAGGAGCCGCTGCTCACCCGGAACCTCGCGCTCGTGGAGCTGCTGCGCGCGATCGGCGGGCGGCACGGGCGGACGCCGGGTGAGGTCGCCATCGCGTGGGCGCTGCGGAATCCGGTGGTCACCGCGGCCATCGTCGGGCTGCGCTCCGCGTCGCAGTTGGAGGGCGTGATCGGTGCGCGGGATTTCCGGCTCAGCCCGGCCGAAGTGGGCGAAATCGCCGCGTTCCTCCAAGCGAATCCAGGCTGA
- a CDS encoding ankyrin repeat domain-containing protein, which yields MEDFLNAARTGDIARLEALLAGDPSLLAARNGMGQSAILLARYHRQQAAVEFLLSRNPDLTLHEACALGQAERVRELIQRLGSRAIDTHSADGFTPLALAAFFGNQEIAAYLVDQGANVNLAATNPMRVAPLHAATASRHFWIVQMLIANGANVNQAQNGGFAPLHAAAQNGDAESARLLLESGADRNARSENGQTPLDLALLKGHAAVADLLDPAGG from the coding sequence GTGGAAGACTTCCTCAACGCCGCCCGCACCGGTGACATCGCCCGGCTCGAGGCGCTGCTTGCGGGCGACCCTTCCCTGCTCGCGGCGCGCAACGGCATGGGCCAAAGTGCGATTCTGCTCGCCCGCTATCATCGCCAGCAGGCCGCCGTCGAGTTTCTCCTGTCGCGCAATCCGGATCTCACCCTGCACGAAGCCTGCGCTCTCGGCCAGGCCGAACGTGTCCGTGAGCTGATTCAACGTCTTGGCTCGCGCGCCATCGATACCCACTCCGCGGACGGGTTCACGCCGCTCGCCCTGGCCGCCTTCTTCGGGAATCAGGAGATCGCCGCCTACCTCGTGGACCAGGGCGCCAACGTCAATCTCGCCGCGACGAACCCCATGCGCGTGGCGCCCCTGCACGCGGCCACCGCGTCACGCCACTTCTGGATCGTGCAGATGCTCATCGCGAACGGCGCAAACGTCAACCAGGCCCAGAACGGCGGCTTCGCGCCTCTGCACGCCGCTGCCCAGAACGGAGACGCCGAATCCGCCCGCCTGCTGCTCGAAAGCGGCGCCGACCGCAACGCGCGCTCCGAAAACGGCCAGACGCCGCTCGACCTCGCGCTGCTCAAGGGCCACGCCGCCGTCGCCGACCTGCTCGATCCCGCCGGCGGCTAA
- a CDS encoding sugar phosphate isomerase/epimerase, whose protein sequence is MYTRRDVLRGAAALAAPVALAQKGGWQIGCFTRPWDQVEYRSGLDAIAEAGFRYAGLMSHKGKTRTVITVGTTLEEAATIGEELRKRGLAAISVWGADFGAAKGEAAGVQGLRRLIDCSAACGSPALLLGGTGKPELAGPYYKAVAECCAYAESKGVGLSVKPHGGGNATGPECRKLVESVGQRNFRIWYDPGNIFHYSKGALDPVDDVPALNGLITGVVIKDWKPPIGVMITPGTGNVRWREVMARARKGGFTSGPLVVECLDRGEGSSLVAEARKARRFVEELVAGN, encoded by the coding sequence ATGTACACCCGGCGTGATGTTCTCCGAGGCGCGGCCGCGCTGGCCGCGCCAGTGGCTTTGGCCCAGAAGGGCGGCTGGCAGATCGGGTGCTTCACTCGCCCCTGGGATCAGGTGGAGTACCGGTCAGGGTTGGACGCCATCGCGGAGGCGGGCTTCCGGTACGCCGGCCTGATGTCGCACAAGGGCAAGACTCGCACGGTGATCACGGTCGGGACAACCCTCGAGGAAGCGGCGACGATCGGCGAGGAACTGCGCAAACGGGGCCTGGCGGCGATATCGGTATGGGGCGCCGATTTCGGCGCGGCCAAGGGAGAGGCGGCGGGCGTGCAAGGCCTGCGGCGCCTGATCGACTGCAGCGCCGCGTGCGGCTCGCCGGCGCTGCTGCTCGGGGGAACGGGCAAACCGGAACTGGCCGGACCTTACTACAAGGCCGTGGCGGAGTGCTGCGCCTATGCCGAGTCCAAGGGTGTGGGCCTGAGCGTGAAGCCGCATGGCGGAGGCAACGCCACCGGCCCCGAGTGCCGCAAGCTGGTCGAGAGCGTGGGACAGCGGAACTTCCGCATCTGGTACGACCCCGGCAATATCTTCCACTACTCGAAGGGCGCGCTGGATCCGGTGGACGACGTACCGGCGCTCAACGGGCTGATCACGGGGGTGGTGATCAAGGACTGGAAGCCGCCCATCGGCGTGATGATCACACCCGGCACGGGCAACGTACGTTGGCGTGAGGTGATGGCCCGGGCGCGCAAGGGCGGCTTCACGAGCGGACCGCTGGTGGTGGAATGCCTCGATCGCGGCGAAGGCTCGAGCCTGGTGGCGGAAGCGCGCAAGGCGCGGCGGTTCGTGGAAGAGCTGGTGGCGGGGAACTGA
- a CDS encoding ABC transporter permease, which translates to MTWGRLTENLSVAWESLKAHKVRTGLTVLGIVIGVTSVISVAAIITGLNGFISHRVEQLGSRTYFIMRFSPALRLGRMPEAMRKRKYLNPSDAAYLREYARTIDVATVFSSRPSTPGELKPDEANDISYGGERVERVVLRAVEPDHAVAIPLFAVAQGRFISEYDLERSRDVAVLGDAIAAALFPRVDPIGKQIRVNGKLMEVIGVLEKDPGLFGGPGLDQVACIPLTTFRKYYPETKEYFIAFTAARDVDPSIAVNEVTELMRRLRRVPHGAENDFDVFSPDFLSDLWNSLTSALVALTAAISSVGLLIGGVGVMNIMLISVTERTAEIGVRKAVGARASDIRVQFLLEAMTLSVAGGAIGLGIGATIAFLVRTLIPSVPATLSAFWVAMGLGISIGVGLLFGYYPASRAAGLDPVECLRYE; encoded by the coding sequence ATGACCTGGGGGCGGCTCACCGAGAATCTCAGCGTTGCGTGGGAGTCCCTCAAGGCGCACAAGGTGCGGACGGGGCTTACCGTGCTGGGCATCGTGATCGGGGTTACGTCGGTGATTTCCGTGGCGGCGATCATCACGGGGCTGAACGGATTCATCAGCCACCGCGTGGAGCAGCTCGGGTCGCGAACGTATTTCATCATGCGCTTCTCGCCCGCGCTGCGGCTGGGCCGGATGCCGGAGGCGATGCGGAAGCGGAAGTACCTGAACCCCTCCGACGCGGCTTACCTGCGCGAGTATGCGCGCACGATCGACGTGGCCACGGTTTTCAGCAGCCGCCCTTCGACTCCGGGAGAGTTGAAGCCGGACGAAGCCAACGACATCTCCTACGGCGGCGAGCGGGTGGAGCGGGTGGTGCTGCGCGCGGTGGAGCCGGACCATGCGGTGGCCATTCCGTTGTTCGCCGTGGCGCAAGGACGATTCATCAGCGAATACGATCTCGAGCGCTCCCGGGACGTTGCGGTGCTCGGCGACGCGATCGCGGCGGCGTTGTTTCCGCGCGTGGACCCGATCGGCAAGCAGATCCGCGTGAACGGCAAGCTGATGGAGGTGATCGGCGTGCTCGAAAAGGACCCCGGACTGTTCGGCGGGCCGGGGCTCGACCAGGTAGCCTGCATCCCGCTGACGACGTTCCGCAAGTATTATCCGGAGACGAAGGAGTACTTCATCGCGTTCACGGCCGCGCGCGACGTGGATCCGTCGATCGCGGTGAACGAGGTCACCGAGCTGATGCGGAGGCTGCGCCGCGTGCCGCACGGGGCCGAGAACGACTTCGACGTTTTCTCGCCGGATTTCCTGAGCGATCTGTGGAACAGCCTGACGAGCGCGCTGGTGGCGCTGACAGCGGCGATCAGCTCCGTGGGGCTGCTGATCGGTGGCGTGGGCGTGATGAACATCATGCTCATCTCGGTGACGGAGAGGACGGCAGAGATCGGCGTGCGGAAGGCGGTGGGCGCGCGGGCGTCCGATATTCGGGTGCAGTTTCTGCTGGAAGCGATGACGCTGAGCGTGGCCGGAGGGGCCATCGGGCTGGGGATCGGCGCGACGATTGCGTTCCTGGTGCGAACGTTGATCCCGTCGGTTCCGGCAACGCTTTCCGCGTTCTGGGTGGCGATGGGGCTGGGCATCTCGATCGGGGTGGGGCTGCTGTTTGGATACTATCCGGCGAGCCGGGCGGCTGGACTCGATCCGGTGGAGTGCCTGCGCTACGAGTAG
- a CDS encoding ABC transporter permease, which produces MLSAADTLSQTVGALRAYRMRSVLTILGLTMGVATIITVMTLIQGANLYVEQKIANLGTNVFQVSRVPFAVTDFTVIMRALRHRYLTLEDTAAVESACGRCERVGAQATVTSTIRYGNQEAADSNVIGQTAPMASIDTRTVAQGRFFTEPEDERATPVCLIGSGIVERLFTGLDPLGRVVRIGSQEYTVIGVYEKIGAILGQEQDNFAVIPMRSFVKLRGSRFSIVMQILAAPGEANFEAAQDQVRLLLRARRHIVPGEDEDFYIGTAQSYIELWKSISSAFFAVFLMVSGISAVVGGIVIMNVMLVSVTERTKEIGVRRAVGATQGDILRQFLSESLAQCFIGGMIGIGCGFLAALTLRTFTGFPASVQAWVAALGFFLSAGIGLFFGIVPAQRAARLDPVTALRSEK; this is translated from the coding sequence ATGCTTTCGGCCGCCGATACGCTGTCGCAGACCGTGGGGGCGTTGCGCGCCTATCGCATGCGGAGCGTGTTGACTATTCTCGGCCTGACGATGGGCGTAGCCACGATCATCACCGTGATGACGCTGATTCAGGGCGCGAACCTCTACGTGGAGCAGAAGATCGCCAACCTCGGCACGAACGTGTTCCAGGTGTCGCGCGTACCGTTCGCAGTGACCGACTTCACGGTGATCATGCGCGCGCTGCGGCACCGGTACCTGACGCTCGAAGACACGGCCGCCGTCGAGAGCGCCTGCGGGAGGTGCGAGCGGGTGGGCGCGCAGGCGACGGTGACGTCGACGATCCGCTACGGCAACCAGGAGGCAGCCGACAGCAACGTGATCGGGCAAACGGCTCCGATGGCGTCGATCGACACCCGGACCGTGGCGCAGGGGCGCTTCTTCACCGAGCCCGAGGACGAGCGCGCGACACCGGTATGCCTGATCGGCTCGGGGATTGTCGAGAGGCTGTTCACGGGGCTCGACCCGCTAGGGCGCGTCGTGCGGATCGGCAGCCAGGAGTACACGGTGATCGGCGTTTACGAGAAGATCGGCGCGATTCTCGGACAGGAGCAGGATAACTTCGCCGTGATTCCGATGCGATCTTTCGTGAAGCTGCGCGGGAGCCGGTTCAGCATCGTGATGCAGATTCTGGCCGCGCCGGGCGAGGCGAACTTCGAAGCCGCGCAGGACCAGGTCCGGCTGCTGCTGCGGGCGCGGCGGCACATCGTCCCGGGCGAGGACGAGGACTTCTACATTGGCACCGCGCAAAGCTACATCGAGTTGTGGAAGAGCATCAGCTCGGCGTTTTTCGCCGTGTTTCTGATGGTGAGCGGGATCTCGGCGGTGGTGGGCGGGATTGTCATCATGAACGTGATGCTGGTGAGCGTGACCGAGCGCACCAAGGAGATCGGCGTGCGGCGCGCGGTTGGGGCGACGCAGGGCGACATCCTGCGGCAGTTCCTGAGCGAGAGCCTGGCGCAGTGCTTCATCGGGGGAATGATCGGGATCGGGTGCGGGTTTCTGGCGGCGCTCACGCTGCGGACTTTCACGGGCTTTCCGGCGTCGGTGCAGGCGTGGGTGGCGGCGCTCGGATTCTTCCTGAGCGCTGGGATCGGGTTGTTTTTCGGGATCGTGCCGGCGCAGCGGGCGGCGAGGCTGGACCCGGTGACGGCGCTGCGGAGCGAGAAATGA